One segment of Anastrepha obliqua isolate idAnaObli1 chromosome 3, idAnaObli1_1.0, whole genome shotgun sequence DNA contains the following:
- the LOC129240256 gene encoding serine protease inhibitor 28Dc: MISSRCFILAICIQWCIFANGTANDLENNSANTAPKNDVNKARADFVSSSVLNFAHDVGVLLNEDLQIGKTSIFSPVSIMSSMALLMLGSRGKHYEDLRHALRLDVPPTGDASNAFHAEFGAMMQEMQDNSVSLQLRNRDNWRNTNVAYSIRDNPKVSELNGTAVNSIIKVVNGLFVKNGYELNPMYRDVISSVYKSDVIPLDFNTPLARDYINDWIYKSTFGKIAGIITDNIPSDTNAIIASALYFRGFWENPFIRGATVIDNFYPDGLQNPPIKIEMMATAGAYPYYFSVEHDCKIIGIPYINNFTTMYVIHPDNSSRSKLRNLLNKLDSEEIESMISKMVYQNAIFALPKMHFTQNINMKYVFRALGIKDIFAKNRGTIPPIRNLANRAWPRARRSVTFPTDNPAMAVRAPYTSTEELLEQWSFNRNASNNLLSDLFVGDIVHKVDFMVDEKGTEGAAATVTYLKRSGGNVLFRAETPFLLLVRHDPTKLPLFYGIINIPSPIFS; encoded by the exons ATGATAAGTTCAAGGTGTTTTATCCTAGCAATTTGCATACAATGGTGCATTTTCGCCAACGGTACTGCAAATGACTTGGAGAATAATTCTGCGAATACGGCACCAAAAAATGACGTAAACAAAGCAAGAGCGGATTTTGTATCTTCAAGCGTTTTGAATTTTGCACATGACGTTGGCGTGCTATTGAATGAGGATTTGCAAATTGGAAAAACCTCAATTTTTTCACCTGTAAGCATTATGTCTTCTATGGCTTTGTTAATGTTGGGATCACGAGGTAAACATTATGAAGATTTAAGACATGCTTTGCGTTTGGATGTTCCACCAACGGGGGATGCCTCTAACGCATTCCATGCCGAATTCGGAGCTATGATGCAAGAAATGCAGGACAATTCAGTTTCTCTCCAGTTACGTAATCGCGACAACTGGCGCAACACGAATGTAGCGTACAGTATTCGAGATAATCCCAAAGTAAGCGAACTAAATGGGACTGCCGTTAATAGCATTATAAAGGTTGTAAATGgactttttgttaaaaatggcTACGAATTGAATCCGATGTATAG GGACGTTATCAGTTCAGTTTACAAGAGTGACGTAATTCCATTGGATTTCAATACACCTTTAGCACGTGACTACATTAATGATTGGATTTACAAAAGTACGTTTGGAAAAATCGCCGGCATCATAACAGACAACATACCTTCAGATACTAATGCAATAATCGCAAGCGCATTGTATTTTAGAGGCTTTTGGGAAAATCCCTTTATTCGAGGCGCTACAGTAATCGACAATTTCTATCCAGACGGCTTGCAAAATCCtccaataaaaatagaaatgatGGCTACAGCAGGTGCATATCCCTACTACTTTTCAGTTGAGCATGATTGCAAAATAATCGGCATACCGTATATAAATAACTTTACCACAATGTATGTAATACATCCCGACAATTCGAGTCGTAGTAAATTACGAAatctattaaataaattagattCGGAAGAAATTGAATCAATGATATCGAAAATGGTTTACCAAAACGCCATATTTGCATTGCCGAAAATGCATTTCacccaaaatataaatatgaaatatgtattCCGTGCACTCGGTATCAAAGATATATTTGCGAAAAATCGGGGTACTATTCCGCCTATAAGAAATTTAGCTAATAGAGCGTGGCCACGTGCCAGGCGTAGCGTAACATTTCCCACTGATAACCCTGCAATGGCTGTGCGTGCACCCTATACTTCGACAGAAGAACTGCTGGAGCAATGGAGTTTCAATAGAAATGCAAGCAATAATTTACTATCGGATCTATTCGTGGGGGACATTGTACACAAAGTTGATTTTATGGTTGATGAAAAAGGAACAGAAGGTGCAGCCGCAACTGTGACTTACCTTAAACGCTCGGGTGGAAACGTTCTATTTCGCGCTGAAACACCATTTCTACTATTAGTTCGCCACGATCCTACGAAGTTACCGCTATTTTATGGCATCATTAATATTCCTTCACCTATCttcagttaa